AACGCGCCCACCATTTAAGGTGATCACCTGCATAATTTGATTATACTGCTTCTGAAGCGCTCTAAAACTCGGATGCCTTCCAATTACTCTGATTTCTATTCCGCAATGCTCAGTTTGTACATCCAAAACACCGTTAGGACCTAACCGCTCAAAACTGCCCGACGGCTCTAATGCACTGCGAATTGCATCTTCAAAAACTGGTCTACGAACCCCTGATGGAGTTGCAACTTCAATTTCTGTCCCGATTTTTGATGCCCGATAAAGTAAATCTTTCCAATATTGCGCTTCAACTGGCGATAAAATATCATCTCGCCTTAAAATAATTGGGTCTTGCATAATTAATTGCCAGGGACATAATCATCATCAATTCAACCTAAAAAGAACTATTCTACATCATCTTGAGTCAAAATCCGGCGCGCCAGCATCTCATTTCCTACCATTTTAGCCAAGTGCTTCAACTGTGTGCTTTCATAGGCTTGGTTAAAAATCGCAATATCTAACGCCGCTAACTTCCGAAAAGCACTTGATGCAATTTCTGGCTGAGATGACTGCAGCGCAGCTTTTTGACCATATTCCATAATAACATCCATCATAGCTAATGGATAACGAACAGGCAGCCCTATACGAACATGCACCTTGCCAATTTGTAACCTTGACTTGACGTATTTATCATTGTAGTCACCAGTGAACAACTCCAAAAACCACCCTTTTAAGGTTTCACGCATTCTTTCAATTTTATCACTGAGATATTCAGAAGTATTCTCATGGCTAAGAAGTCTGTCATAAAAGGCATTAATCATTTCGCCAACAATACTTTCCGCCTGAGACCGCATTTCTCCGAGAACTTTCTTCTCTTCTTCTGTCATGCGCGTCATCGCAAGGAGTTCTTCCAAAATGGCTTCGTCTTTTATAACCCAGCTTTTACGCTCTTCCATGGATATTATCTCCGATTTGTGTTTTTTGTAATTTGGTGTCTTAAGGGGGCTCGCTGTAATTCATAATACTTTTTGAGACGCTAAGATCTCAAAAGTCTTCACGCTCTACGAGACCCCTGAAAATATGCGAGACCGCGAACCATTCAAATAGTATTTTATCTAAAAGTTACGCAACCCGCTCAAAAGTAATAATAGATCCACCGCCTTCATGCCACTTATGAACTTCTTCACGCATTTTATACCCTAATCGCCGCAATCCTGCTTGGCATGCGTTCATAATAGGACAAATAAAAGGCTTCTCAACCCCTGCTGCATCAAGACGGTCGCTAAATTTACGATTAATACATTGACGAACTTTAAGCGTTATAAGAGTATCGTCGTCCCCTTCCACTTCAATGTCAGAAGCATAACCAAACTCATCAACGAAAATACGGGAAACTTCCATTATAACTTCTTTTGGAGTATGGCCAGCAATTTCAAGCCCCATCTCCTTTTCCATTACACGCAGCAGTTCATCGCCCATTAACCCGCTGTATGAAAACGCTGATTCGCCCAAAGTTTCCCACACAGCTTGAGCTAAGCTTGTTAGAGCCATACTAGTAAGGCGCAGCTGATTTTGTTTCTTTTGTTCTTCGCTTGCCATTAAATACCAATTCTTTAAGTTTATTTTTGAACTAAACATTTTAAAAGGACAGTGCAAGCACAGTCATCAAACAAGATCGCGAAGTCTACTTGCAAAGTCACGGACTTCCGCAAAGGCCATTCCTAAATTCACTCCGTGTGCAGTTAAGCCAATTAAGAGTGTTCTATCATTTAAGCCTGCAACAATAACATTTCCGTTATCTCCTTGAATCAAAGTTTGAGAAAACGTGCCTCTTTTAAGCTGCTGAACACTTCTCTTGCTTAATCCAAGAATTGCAGCGGAAACCGCCCCAACCATATTTTCATCCAGTCCTTTGTCTGGGACGTTCGCAGAATAAACAAGCCCATCGGTACCAACGATTGCTGCTCCTTGAATGTCGGTAGATTGTTGCAGAAGTTCTTGCAGGGCTTCAGCAATGATTTCGCCTTTCTTCTTTACCATAGTTTTTTCTACAGGTTTAGTTACAGGTTGATTTGTAGATGAAGACTCATCTAAAAGTTGGGCACCATGTAAAAGCAATCCTTTCCATGAGCGCTCAATGGTTTTAAATGAAGGCTCCGTATCCATATCAAGATTAAAAGTCCCCTCATTCCACGCTAAAATGTTAAATACAACTTGCTCACCGACAATGTCACCCATTGTTGCATGAACCACGTTTCCATCTTTCAGAAACAGTTCAGCTTCCTGCCCATCGTTATTGAGTGTTATTTTCGCAGTTTTATGATCTTCACAATAGTGCTGAATTAAGTCTGCGACACTCATATGCTTTATATCACCTTGCATATCGCTTAACTCGATTTTTATTTTTAAAGCTTCCAGACACGTTGAATTGATTTAATAGAGTGATTCATTAGGCTCCTGTAGGACTGATGCTTATCCGGTATTTGCAACGCAAGAATAAGCTCATAATTTTTCACTCTAAATGTTCTACTGACAAGCCGGCACCCTTCTTCATCAAACAAGCAAACCTCGTCCGTTTGTCCCATCCCTAAATGGTTCTTTACTTGTATTGCTGTTTTTTGAACCATAGCAACAACTGCTGCCTGGCGCTCAGGATCATACCCTTCAGTTGTTGCATATGCTATTGGAAACCCTTGTAAATCAGTTAAAACCGAGATTGCAAACGAACCTTTTTCGTTCATTTCAGCTAATATTTTTGTGAGCTCGGCTGAACCGGTTTTTGTATAGGTATTTTTGTTAGGCACCATTTATCCTTTCTAAGCATATAATTCTTGCTGAACTCGTGCGACTACCACTTGAGTAATCGCTTTTAACGTCTCAAAAACTCCAATATTTTTTACCGCTACAGCCTCATAAGTTCGATAGCCAGTTACGCCTAACTTTCTTTTTAAGACTTCTGGCGGAACAGGGTATGGCAAATCTCTTTTATTTAATTGAATAACGATCGGAAAGTCATCAGTATATAGTTGTAACGAGGATAACTGAGACTTTAAATTATGCCAAGAATCAATATTATCAGTTAATCTTGTTGGGGAAGAATCAGCCACAAAAACAACCCCATCAGCTCTCCGAAGTACCATCTTTCGGGTTGCTTCATAATACGTTTGTCCAGGAACTGTATATAAATTTAATTTGGGAGTGAGGCCACCTATTTTTCCAAGCTCAAGCTGAAAAAAGTCGAAGTATAATGTTCTGTCCTCTCTGTTTTTTAAAGAGAGCAACTTCCCTTTTCTTCCTGGATCCACATGGGCATGAACTTGCTCTAAATTAGTGGTCTTTCCACTTAAGGCAGGCCCATAATACACGATCTTTAAATTCAGTTCTTTTCTTTCCCAGTTAATTTGCATTTCTTACCCTTTCCATAATGCGTCTAATGAATCACCTATTTGGTCAGAGAGATTTGTTGGATCACCTAATAGGTCTAATTTTTTAGCGTCAGGAATTTGCTCTGCATCACTTGACTCTTGATAATCGCTCTCTTGACAATTATCGTCAATTTTTTTTGCAGCTTCCTGAATTAACATTCTTGCCCAGCCCAGTGGAACACTTTTATCTAACTGCACCAAAATTGCAAAATCAGGACCTGCGCCTGCCATAAAAGTATTGGCAGATAGACCTTCATGCAAAACAAGTTGGTACTCTTGTTCTCCACCAAGCATTTGGGCAACTTCTTGAGCAGCGGAAAGCCCGCCAGCCATAACTGAGCCTAATGCAATCAAATCAAACTGAGAACTTGGGCCACATGCAGAAACAACTTGGCCACTGACATCAGTTAATAAAATAAATTTAGCAGGGGCCTTTTGCAACAAATTTTCTAAGACTTGCTCAAACTTTTTATGCTGAGATGAGTCGATCGAAATTCCACTTCTTAATCTCATTACAATAGGTATTTAACACATCGTTGAAACAAAAATATTTGAATTCCTATGCTGCAAAACCAAGCAGCGAAGAAACCTTTATTTTAGAAGAAGCTGTATTATCAATTTGAACATACATATAAACACATGAAATATGTACGTTTTAAATGGGTGATAGCTTAACAAAATAAAGTAGTAACTTTTTGTATAACAGCCTCAGTGAAAAGAAGAAAAAACTTCTTGCCTTCCTATAAATTTTTCAATAAAACTGTTGTAATGAAGAATTTCATAACCTGCCTTTTTTCAAGCTACTAAAAAAAGAATCGGTTATTTTTGCGTTGGCTTCTAAGGGCTAATATAAGGATTTTACTGTGCTCCCCAAATAAAGATATTTTTAGAATTTATTCAGGTGCAACGGTATTAGGAACGACAATAAGGTTAGGCTTGTTTCGTTTTTCTATTGTAAATAGAACATACTCTTTTTTATAAAATTTATAACTATCCTGAAAAAGTATCATGCGTTATAAAAGTTTTTTTCGAACATTTTTTCCGGCATAACCACCATCTGCGCAATTGCAAAAGATTTTTTTTACCCTTTTTCTATCAATTTCAATCCCTATAAATTCGCATCTCTTAGAACCTGAACAGGCTGAAGTTTTGCCGCTTTTCGGGAAGGAATCATCGCAGCAACGGTGCTGATAAAAACCGTTAAACCAATAGTAATCAAATAATAAATCGGGCTTTGAGACATCGCAAACCCTTTGCGAACAACAGGGCCTTGCGCGCTTTCGGTTGGAAGAGAGGCCAGCAAGTTTGTGGAACCAATCGCTAAAATGGCCCCAAGCAAAGCGCCAGCTAATCCGACTAACACACCTTCTAAAACAAATAACGCGACAATTTGATTGGACGTAAAACCATACGATTTCATAATGGCAATGTCTCGTGTTTTTTCATAAATGGTCGTAACTAAAATGTTTGCCACGCCAAAACCCGAAACGAGCGCAACAAATCCAACCAGTGAATACACAATATTGCCAATTCGGTTAAACAACCCAATAATGCTGTCATTTGCCTCTTGCCATGTCTCGCACTTATAACCAGTGACTCGCTCGAGCTCTCTGGCCAGTTCGGTGTTTTGCAACAAGTCCTTAACCCGCAAGTTGATCCCCGTCACTTTGTTTGGCGGCATTTCTTCCAAAAGTTGCCCGACTTTCAAATTCACAAATGCTTTGTTATCAATGGATTTTACCCCTGTAAAAAATGTACCAACCACTTTTGCTCGCACCGTCACGCCGCTTGAAGCAACCAATGTCAATTCATCAAAAAGCTGAATTTCTAAATCTTCCGCAATTTTTTCACCAAGAAGCAAGCCATTTGGCGTTTTTTGAAGCGACTCCAAACTGCCGCTTTTTAGATTTGACTCGATTTTTGCAACCTTGTTTTCACGATCGATTAAAACACCATTGACTTCAATCGGTTGGTTAGCTGTTCCTTTAATGGCCATCACTTGCGAGGAAACATACGGCGAAGCAACGGAAATCGCCTCGTCGTAGGGAGCTTCTTCCATCAGTGATAAAATTTGCCGATAATTGGTAATTTCTTCAGGATCTTCTTCCTGCACATTATCCACAACAAAAGCACGACGCGTTCCCTTATCGTTGCTAATTAGATCGATTTTGTCAGGAATAATGGATTCGCCGCGAACCACAATGTGAGGCGCAATGTCGACAATGGATTCGGTAAAAGAGTCAACCAAGCCGCGCATGAGAGAAATGGTTGTAATTAACACCATCGTGCTAACCGAAACCCCAACTAAAGTCGTGACCGTTTGGCGCGCACGACCCACAAGATGCCCAATGGCAATTTTAAAAATAGTTTGAATCATCCCTGAAACTATGAAGTAAAAATTTGGTTTGCACCCTCTCTTTGCATATTATCCACACGTTAGTAACCCCTTGTAGCATCGTCCTTTTCTATCTTGACGGAAGATAGCAATAAAAAAAGCAATTGAACCAACGTTGAAAGAAATATGCACAACCGGCACTTTACACGACCGTCAGAGCTAACTGAAATCGTTGAGCGCAAGCAAAGCCATGTAGAGATTTGTTTGAATGGTCCAATTGATTATGAAAACAAAACCAACGGGTTTGATCATTATTTTTTTGAGCACACTGCCACTCCAGAAGTCAATTTTAGCGAAATAGACCTTTCTACAACCTTTTTAGGCCGAAAAATTTCCTATCCTTTGATGATTTCCTCGATGACGGGCGGATATAGCGGCGCGATGTTCGTCAATCAAATGCTTGCTGAAATTTGCCAGCATTTGAATATTCCGCTTGGCGTTGGCAGTATGCGCCAAGCTTTAGAGGACAAATCCTACCAGCAAAGTTTTGAAATTGTCAGAAAAGTGGCGCAAAATGTGCAAATTTTTGCAAACATTGGCGCGCCAGAAGTGGCACAAGGTCTTTCTCGTGATCAGTTAAAATTCCTGACCAATTTGATCAAAGCTGACGGCCTGATTATACATATTAACCCTGCGCAAGAGCTTTTTCAGCCCGAAGGAAATACGAACTTTAAAGGTTTTCTCAGCCAATTGAAAGCGCTCATTGATGCCGTGCAAATTCCTGTGATTGCAAAAGAAGTAGGTGCTGGCATTTCGGGAAAGGTTGCCGCACGATTAATTGATGCTGGCGTTACAGCTATTGATGTGGCAGGCGCAGGCGGAACAAGCTGGCAAAAAGTAGAAAAAGTTCGCTACGAACGAAAATATGGCATCGATAAGCGCTTCAGTGCAACGGCAATGAATGAGCTTTTGAATTGGGGCATCCCAACAGCCGAATGCTTGGTGCAAATCACCAAACTAAAAGCCTCTGAACCTGAAAAGTATAATAACATAGAATTGATTTCTTCAGGAGGAATTTCGAACGGGGTTGAAATTGCGAAATCACTTGCGCTTGGGGCACAAATTGCCGCTTCAGCCAGACCCATTCTGAAACAACTGCTGGCTCGCGAAGATAGCAGCCAAGACAACTTGGAACGCACCATTATGACTTGGATGAATGACTTGCGGGCAACCATGTTTCTTGCAGGCGTCTCTTCTATCGCACAGCTACGCCAAACGAAACTGATTTGTCGACAAAGACAGGACTTTTTCCAAAGTGCCCATGAATTATGAGACACTGATGATTTCACCACCCAGAGTGCTAAAATTTTTTATATTGGCACACAAAATCTCAAAAGAATGCGATTGAACGATGCACTTTTAAAAGCCGCTTTTGCTGAGCGCTTCCCAAGGTGATAGGCGCACCTTTTTATTCCCACACATTTGAAATTAAGCCGCTGCAGCGATCATAGCTTTTTTGCGATTTTGTTGAAATACAATTTCATGCACGTCTTTAAAAACCGAAACCAAACAGCTTTAATGAAAACGACAACAACGGAAAATATCGGGATGGATATTCAACAAAAGTATCTTGAGTTTCACACGCGAATCAATGAAGAACTTCAACAATGCTTGTTGGGAAAAGAACCCAAATCGCTTTATGAGCCGGCAACTTACATTTTAACGGGAAAAGGAAAACGCGTTCGCCCTGTTCTGGTTCTACTTGGCGCTGAAAGCATTTGTGGAACATCCGATCATGCGCTGAACCTCGCCCTGTCGGTTGAAGTGCTTCACAACTTCACGCTCATCCATGACGATATTATGGACAACGCCGCGTTGCGCCATGGCCGTGAAACCGTTCATTTGAAATGGAATGAAAATGCGGCGATTCTTTCCGGCGACATGATGCTTGCCTTTGCTTATGAACTTGCACTGAAAACGAATTCCTCACGCCTTACCAAAATTCTTGACGTCATTACGCAAAGCACTATTGTCATTTGCGAAGGTCAAACCTATGATATGGATTTTGAGAAGCGCACCGATGTTACCATGTCCGAGTACCTCGACATGATTTCCAAAAAAACAGGCCGCTTAATTGCCGCATCGCTTGAGCTTGGCGGACTTGCTGCCGAAGCGACCGATGAGCAGTTGGCCATTTTAACAGAATACGGCGAGCTTATTGGACAAGCCTTTC
Above is a window of Chloroherpeton thalassium ATCC 35110 DNA encoding:
- a CDS encoding polyprenyl synthetase family protein, giving the protein MKTTTTENIGMDIQQKYLEFHTRINEELQQCLLGKEPKSLYEPATYILTGKGKRVRPVLVLLGAESICGTSDHALNLALSVEVLHNFTLIHDDIMDNAALRHGRETVHLKWNENAAILSGDMMLAFAYELALKTNSSRLTKILDVITQSTIVICEGQTYDMDFEKRTDVTMSEYLDMISKKTGRLIAASLELGGLAAEATDEQLAILTEYGELIGQAFQVQDDLLDIMADDKKFGKVPGGDLMEGKKTFLLLRALELTTGEDHLLLQSVIDNHGIAQERIPEIKDIYERCGILNEAQELINSNFEKAVTLSEKLPNEAGREALVGFTAMVMKRDS
- the fni gene encoding type 2 isopentenyl-diphosphate Delta-isomerase, with translation MHNRHFTRPSELTEIVERKQSHVEICLNGPIDYENKTNGFDHYFFEHTATPEVNFSEIDLSTTFLGRKISYPLMISSMTGGYSGAMFVNQMLAEICQHLNIPLGVGSMRQALEDKSYQQSFEIVRKVAQNVQIFANIGAPEVAQGLSRDQLKFLTNLIKADGLIIHINPAQELFQPEGNTNFKGFLSQLKALIDAVQIPVIAKEVGAGISGKVAARLIDAGVTAIDVAGAGGTSWQKVEKVRYERKYGIDKRFSATAMNELLNWGIPTAECLVQITKLKASEPEKYNNIELISSGGISNGVEIAKSLALGAQIAASARPILKQLLAREDSSQDNLERTIMTWMNDLRATMFLAGVSSIAQLRQTKLICRQRQDFFQSAHEL
- a CDS encoding ABC transporter permease, with amino-acid sequence MIQTIFKIAIGHLVGRARQTVTTLVGVSVSTMVLITTISLMRGLVDSFTESIVDIAPHIVVRGESIIPDKIDLISNDKGTRRAFVVDNVQEEDPEEITNYRQILSLMEEAPYDEAISVASPYVSSQVMAIKGTANQPIEVNGVLIDRENKVAKIESNLKSGSLESLQKTPNGLLLGEKIAEDLEIQLFDELTLVASSGVTVRAKVVGTFFTGVKSIDNKAFVNLKVGQLLEEMPPNKVTGINLRVKDLLQNTELARELERVTGYKCETWQEANDSIIGLFNRIGNIVYSLVGFVALVSGFGVANILVTTIYEKTRDIAIMKSYGFTSNQIVALFVLEGVLVGLAGALLGAILAIGSTNLLASLPTESAQGPVVRKGFAMSQSPIYYLITIGLTVFISTVAAMIPSRKAAKLQPVQVLRDANL
- a CDS encoding protoglobin domain-containing protein, whose product is MEERKSWVIKDEAILEELLAMTRMTEEEKKVLGEMRSQAESIVGEMINAFYDRLLSHENTSEYLSDKIERMRETLKGWFLELFTGDYNDKYVKSRLQIGKVHVRIGLPVRYPLAMMDVIMEYGQKAALQSSQPEIASSAFRKLAALDIAIFNQAYESTQLKHLAKMVGNEMLARRILTQDDVE
- a CDS encoding DUF4388 domain-containing protein, encoding MQGDIKHMSVADLIQHYCEDHKTAKITLNNDGQEAELFLKDGNVVHATMGDIVGEQVVFNILAWNEGTFNLDMDTEPSFKTIERSWKGLLLHGAQLLDESSSTNQPVTKPVEKTMVKKKGEIIAEALQELLQQSTDIQGAAIVGTDGLVYSANVPDKGLDENMVGAVSAAILGLSKRSVQQLKRGTFSQTLIQGDNGNVIVAGLNDRTLLIGLTAHGVNLGMAFAEVRDFASRLRDLV
- a CDS encoding roadblock/LC7 domain-containing protein, with product MRLRSGISIDSSQHKKFEQVLENLLQKAPAKFILLTDVSGQVVSACGPSSQFDLIALGSVMAGGLSAAQEVAQMLGGEQEYQLVLHEGLSANTFMAGAGPDFAILVQLDKSVPLGWARMLIQEAAKKIDDNCQESDYQESSDAEQIPDAKKLDLLGDPTNLSDQIGDSLDALWKG
- a CDS encoding GTP-binding protein: MQINWERKELNLKIVYYGPALSGKTTNLEQVHAHVDPGRKGKLLSLKNREDRTLYFDFFQLELGKIGGLTPKLNLYTVPGQTYYEATRKMVLRRADGVVFVADSSPTRLTDNIDSWHNLKSQLSSLQLYTDDFPIVIQLNKRDLPYPVPPEVLKRKLGVTGYRTYEAVAVKNIGVFETLKAITQVVVARVQQELYA